A genomic region of Pseudomonas migulae contains the following coding sequences:
- a CDS encoding esterase-like activity of phytase family protein, giving the protein MRVGFALACALLLTSVSAFAEPAPELRLLSEHPVEGMRGGNLSGLAQCGKGLWTISDRDDDQIYRLETRDTVWQAETVRIGVPPVPDSGLPWGLRSRAWAASFVRGGDLDFEGITCDSAGNRYIVSESHAAVLQVPLVGPTAWLKISPMLVREARASGMLLHFNALFEGLAINPAGDQLWLAAERERRGLLLIKRQQTVWDCDGGCVLLSEAGMEMQPAKFPKARAVSRDFADLSLFNGKLFTLERNAFEICRRDAVTAKVERCWSFADEALQKNRRYPQGYGLTEALIVDAEGAWVGIDNNDGARADGEYRPIVWRFAAPEGGWSAKP; this is encoded by the coding sequence ATGCGGGTTGGCTTTGCCCTGGCGTGTGCGTTACTCCTGACTTCCGTTTCGGCGTTTGCCGAACCGGCACCGGAGTTGCGCCTGTTGTCCGAGCATCCCGTCGAGGGCATGCGCGGCGGCAACCTGTCGGGGTTGGCCCAGTGTGGCAAGGGCTTGTGGACGATTTCTGATCGCGACGACGATCAGATCTACCGACTCGAGACCCGCGACACGGTCTGGCAGGCTGAAACCGTGCGCATCGGTGTGCCGCCTGTGCCGGACAGCGGTTTGCCCTGGGGCCTGCGTTCGCGGGCCTGGGCAGCCTCTTTCGTGCGCGGCGGAGACCTGGACTTCGAAGGCATCACCTGCGACAGCGCCGGCAATCGCTACATCGTCAGCGAGTCCCACGCTGCGGTGCTGCAAGTGCCGCTCGTTGGGCCGACGGCCTGGCTGAAGATCTCGCCGATGCTGGTTCGCGAGGCCAGGGCCAGTGGCATGCTGCTGCATTTCAATGCGCTGTTCGAAGGCCTGGCGATCAACCCGGCCGGCGATCAGTTGTGGCTGGCCGCCGAGCGTGAACGCCGTGGCCTGCTGTTGATCAAGCGCCAGCAGACGGTCTGGGATTGCGACGGCGGCTGCGTGTTACTGAGCGAAGCCGGGATGGAAATGCAGCCGGCGAAATTTCCCAAGGCCAGAGCGGTGTCGCGGGATTTTGCCGATCTGTCCTTGTTCAACGGCAAGCTGTTTACCCTTGAGCGCAATGCGTTCGAGATTTGCCGCCGTGACGCAGTGACGGCCAAGGTCGAGCGTTGCTGGTCGTTTGCCGACGAGGCGTTGCAGAAGAACCGCCGTTATCCACAGGGATATGGCCTGACGGAAGCGCTGATCGTCGACGCCGAGGGCGCCTGGGTCGGCATCGACAACAACGACGGTGCCCGTGCCGATGGCGAGTACCGCCCGATCGTCTGGCGCTTCGCCGCGCCTGAAGGTGGCTGGAGCGCCAAGCCATGA
- a CDS encoding retropepsin-like aspartic protease family protein has protein sequence MTPQTPGKRAGRVFMVLAWCAALFLATRFFGQWEARQQNPNVVVSSEQGEGFIEVKLASNTQGHFVASGQINGQPVDFMLDTGATDVAIPAEMAERLKLEEGFGVTLSTANGRTEGYRTRVDRLQLGDIVLRDVRAIVVPGLDGKQVLLGMSALNKLEFTQRGGTMLLRQTTNR, from the coding sequence ATGACCCCGCAGACGCCAGGCAAACGCGCCGGTCGCGTGTTCATGGTGCTGGCCTGGTGCGCGGCGCTGTTTCTGGCGACGCGGTTTTTCGGCCAATGGGAGGCGCGTCAGCAAAATCCCAATGTGGTCGTCAGCTCGGAACAGGGCGAAGGTTTTATCGAAGTGAAACTGGCCAGCAACACCCAGGGGCACTTCGTCGCCAGCGGCCAGATCAACGGCCAGCCGGTGGATTTCATGCTGGATACCGGGGCAACCGATGTGGCGATCCCGGCAGAAATGGCCGAACGGCTGAAACTTGAAGAAGGCTTTGGGGTGACCCTGAGCACCGCCAACGGTCGTACCGAGGGTTATCGAACCCGTGTCGACCGGCTGCAACTGGGCGACATCGTGCTGCGTGATGTGCGCGCCATCGTCGTGCCAGGCCTGGATGGCAAGCAAGTGCTGCTCGGTATGAGCGCGCTGAACAAACTTGAATTTACCCAGCGCGGTGGCACCATGCTGCTGCGCCAGACAACGAACCGATGA